The nucleotide window GGCAACCTGCTCGGCATCATCAACCCCGTCCTCTCGGACGGCACGAACACGATGGGCGGTTGACGCGCGAGGTTCCCCGAGTGGATGCCGGGGCGCACCGCGCCCGCCTCGGGAGCGCCTACGGCCGCGGCCAGATGCGGCCGCTCAGGCGTTCGATGTCGGTGTTGAAGCGTTGGAGGGCGTGGGCGAAGGCGGCCGCCTCGGCGGGCGGCCAGCCGGCGAGGATGCGGGAGAGCGCTTCGAGGTTCACGGCGCGGTCGGCATCCACTCGGCGTTCGCCTTCGGCCGTGATGCGGAACTTGCGGGCGATGCCGCCGGCCGGGTCGGGGATGCGTTCGACGAGGCCGGCGTTCAGCATGGTGCCGGTCTGGCGGTTCAGGGTCGATTGGTCGAGGCCGAAGGCGTCGGCGAGTTCCCCGATCGACATGGGGCCGGCCATCCGGAGCCGGCTGAGCAGGGTGTAGGCGCTGCGGTCGAGGCGGCCGCGCTCGCGGCGGCCGGTGATCTCGACGAGGTGGCGGCTGAGCAGCATCGTCTCGAATTCGATGGCGCGCGTGGCATCCACTCGTGGCTCCTCTCGACCGGCGGCAGCACCAGCCTCGCACGCGGAGCCATCCACCGGATATGCATGATACAACGGGTATGCATCATACATATCAATCTGAAGGACCTCCATGCCTGACGCCGCGCCCTTGCGCAGCGGGCCGCTGATCGCGACCCTCGCCTTCTCCGGAATCGTCGTCTCCCTCACCTCGACGCTCATCGTCCCCCTCATCGGAGAGCTGCCCGCCCTCTTCGGCACCGGCGCCTCGACCGCAGCATGGGCCGTCACCGCGACCCTCCTCGCCGGCGCCGTCGCCACCCCGCTCACCGGCCGCCTCGGCGACCTCTACGGCAAACGCAAGG belongs to Agromyces archimandritae and includes:
- a CDS encoding MarR family winged helix-turn-helix transcriptional regulator, whose protein sequence is MDATRAIEFETMLLSRHLVEITGRRERGRLDRSAYTLLSRLRMAGPMSIGELADAFGLDQSTLNRQTGTMLNAGLVERIPDPAGGIARKFRITAEGERRVDADRAVNLEALSRILAGWPPAEAAAFAHALQRFNTDIERLSGRIWPRP